A genomic stretch from Festucalex cinctus isolate MCC-2025b chromosome 13, RoL_Fcin_1.0, whole genome shotgun sequence includes:
- the pxylp1 gene encoding 2-phosphoxylose phosphatase 1 isoform X1 — MDYSVCNWASNLCAVDKMVSAVAARFLLSLVMVNLIPTTPLVEERPLQAADGGVRVAQGKTRKRVFPVPHTQKPNPVSEAYGYCNSPSHTEQAWEGHTPADYKLLSVQVMIRHGDRYPLYSIPKTKRPAINCTLSVSRNPSHPLLRSFISHMGKGSVGRWESPLASVPRLPNHNNCEMGELTQTGVVQHLRNGKLLRQAYHPHSLLPSDWSPQQVWVETTGKSRTLQSALAFLYGFLPEFNWKTLTVRHQGSTLFCSSACDCPARNRYLEEEQKRQYRLRVADTELERTYADMARTLSIPTRNLRAANPIDSLLCHLCHGLSFPCVSKTDGSKGECLTMAQFAVIRRQQLDDEMDRRRAGLYRKYAILAMYPYLNRTAAKMERVAKAAAGNRPPRAGGEEVFTLSSAHDVTVAPLLSALGLEEARFPPFAARLVFELWKSPSEIRGPPKQKAGKDERPKARDGGCFIRVLYNGEDVTYHTTFCSSFGRRSSHPLCPLKKFLSFVRRDMFNLVNATSYKEACYSHTG, encoded by the exons ATGGACTACAGTGTGTGTAACTGGGCCTCAAATCTCTGTGCAGTTGACAAAATGGTCTCCGCTGTTGCAGCACGCTTTCTCCTTTCCCTCGTCATGG TCAATCTAATCCCAACAACTCCTCTTGTGGAGGAGAGACCTCTCCAGGCTGCTGACGGAGGTGTTCGGGTGGCTCAGGGCAAGACCAGAAAGCGGGTGTTTCCAGTGCCCCACACCCAGAAACCCAACCCCGTATCTGAAGCATATGGCTACTGTAACAGCCCCAGCCATACTGAACAAGCCTGGGAAG GTCACACTCCAGCAGACTATAAACTGCTGTCTGTCCAGGTGATGATTCGCCATGGGGACCGTTACCCCCTCTACTCCATACCCAAGACCAAACGGCCAGCTATCAACTGCACCTTGTCCGTTAGCAG GAATCCCTCACACCCTCTGCTGAGATCCTTCATAAGTCACATGGGCAAGGGAAGCGTCGGGCGCTGGGAGTCCCCTTTGGCATCCGTCCCTCGACTACCCAACCACAATAATTGTGAGATGGGAGAGCTCACGCAAACTG GTGTGGTGCAGCACCTCCGTAACGGGAAACTCCTCCGCCAAGCCTACCACCCTCACAGTCTGCTCCCTTCCGACTGGTCGCCTCAACAGGTGTGGGTGGAGACGACCGGGAAAAGCCGCACACTTCAGAGTGCACTGGCTTTTCTCTATGGCTTCCTCCCAGAATTCAACTGGAAGACGCTGACTGTCCGTCACCAGGGGAGCACGTTGTTCTGCAGCTCTGCCTGCGATTGCCCTGCCAGGAACCGCTACCTAGAGGAGGAGCAGAAGAGACAATACCGCCTGCGAGTGGCCGACACGGAATTGGAAAGAACTTACGCCGACATGGCGCGCACGTTAAGCATTCCAACACGCAACCTCCGGGCCGCAAACCCAATCGACTCGCTGCTGTGCCACTTGTGCCACGGCCTTTCTTTCCCATGCGTTTCCAAGACAGACGGGAGCAAAGGCGAGTGTCTAACAATGGCGCAGTTTGCTGTGATTCGTCGACAACAGCTAGACGATGAAATGGATCGGAGAAGAGCGGGGCTGTATCGTAAATACGCAATCCTGGCAATGTACCCCTACCTCAACCGTACGGCCGCCAAAATGGAACGGGTAGCCAAGGCCGCCGCAGGTAATCGGCCGCCAAGAGCGGGAGGCGAGGAGGTGTTCACCCTCTCTTCAGCTCACGATGTAACCGTGGCGCCTTTGCTGAGCGCCCTGGGACTGGAGGAGGCCAGGTTCCCACCGTTTGCAGCTAGATTGGTCTTTGAATTGTGGAAAAGCCCCTCAGAGATTCGGGGACCGCCGAAGCAGAAGGCCGGCAAAGATGAGAGGCCAAAAGCAAGAGATGGAGGATGTTTTATCAGGGTATTGTACAATGGAGAGGATGTCACGTATCACACCACATTCTGTAGCTCCTTTGGCCGCCGCTCCAGTCACCCTCTTTGCCCTCTGAAGAAGTTCCTTTCTTTTGTCAGGAGAGACATGTTCAATCTTGTCAATGCTACTTCCTACAAAGAGGCTTGTTACAGTCATACAGGTTAA
- the pxylp1 gene encoding 2-phosphoxylose phosphatase 1 isoform X2, translating into MLARKCFLLLLVMSGVALAIVCFSVQYFNLIPTTPLVEERPLQAADGGVRVAQGKTRKRVFPVPHTQKPNPVSEAYGYCNSPSHTEQAWEGHTPADYKLLSVQVMIRHGDRYPLYSIPKTKRPAINCTLSVSRNPSHPLLRSFISHMGKGSVGRWESPLASVPRLPNHNNCEMGELTQTGVVQHLRNGKLLRQAYHPHSLLPSDWSPQQVWVETTGKSRTLQSALAFLYGFLPEFNWKTLTVRHQGSTLFCSSACDCPARNRYLEEEQKRQYRLRVADTELERTYADMARTLSIPTRNLRAANPIDSLLCHLCHGLSFPCVSKTDGSKGECLTMAQFAVIRRQQLDDEMDRRRAGLYRKYAILAMYPYLNRTAAKMERVAKAAAGNRPPRAGGEEVFTLSSAHDVTVAPLLSALGLEEARFPPFAARLVFELWKSPSEIRGPPKQKAGKDERPKARDGGCFIRVLYNGEDVTYHTTFCSSFGRRSSHPLCPLKKFLSFVRRDMFNLVNATSYKEACYSHTG; encoded by the exons TCAATCTAATCCCAACAACTCCTCTTGTGGAGGAGAGACCTCTCCAGGCTGCTGACGGAGGTGTTCGGGTGGCTCAGGGCAAGACCAGAAAGCGGGTGTTTCCAGTGCCCCACACCCAGAAACCCAACCCCGTATCTGAAGCATATGGCTACTGTAACAGCCCCAGCCATACTGAACAAGCCTGGGAAG GTCACACTCCAGCAGACTATAAACTGCTGTCTGTCCAGGTGATGATTCGCCATGGGGACCGTTACCCCCTCTACTCCATACCCAAGACCAAACGGCCAGCTATCAACTGCACCTTGTCCGTTAGCAG GAATCCCTCACACCCTCTGCTGAGATCCTTCATAAGTCACATGGGCAAGGGAAGCGTCGGGCGCTGGGAGTCCCCTTTGGCATCCGTCCCTCGACTACCCAACCACAATAATTGTGAGATGGGAGAGCTCACGCAAACTG GTGTGGTGCAGCACCTCCGTAACGGGAAACTCCTCCGCCAAGCCTACCACCCTCACAGTCTGCTCCCTTCCGACTGGTCGCCTCAACAGGTGTGGGTGGAGACGACCGGGAAAAGCCGCACACTTCAGAGTGCACTGGCTTTTCTCTATGGCTTCCTCCCAGAATTCAACTGGAAGACGCTGACTGTCCGTCACCAGGGGAGCACGTTGTTCTGCAGCTCTGCCTGCGATTGCCCTGCCAGGAACCGCTACCTAGAGGAGGAGCAGAAGAGACAATACCGCCTGCGAGTGGCCGACACGGAATTGGAAAGAACTTACGCCGACATGGCGCGCACGTTAAGCATTCCAACACGCAACCTCCGGGCCGCAAACCCAATCGACTCGCTGCTGTGCCACTTGTGCCACGGCCTTTCTTTCCCATGCGTTTCCAAGACAGACGGGAGCAAAGGCGAGTGTCTAACAATGGCGCAGTTTGCTGTGATTCGTCGACAACAGCTAGACGATGAAATGGATCGGAGAAGAGCGGGGCTGTATCGTAAATACGCAATCCTGGCAATGTACCCCTACCTCAACCGTACGGCCGCCAAAATGGAACGGGTAGCCAAGGCCGCCGCAGGTAATCGGCCGCCAAGAGCGGGAGGCGAGGAGGTGTTCACCCTCTCTTCAGCTCACGATGTAACCGTGGCGCCTTTGCTGAGCGCCCTGGGACTGGAGGAGGCCAGGTTCCCACCGTTTGCAGCTAGATTGGTCTTTGAATTGTGGAAAAGCCCCTCAGAGATTCGGGGACCGCCGAAGCAGAAGGCCGGCAAAGATGAGAGGCCAAAAGCAAGAGATGGAGGATGTTTTATCAGGGTATTGTACAATGGAGAGGATGTCACGTATCACACCACATTCTGTAGCTCCTTTGGCCGCCGCTCCAGTCACCCTCTTTGCCCTCTGAAGAAGTTCCTTTCTTTTGTCAGGAGAGACATGTTCAATCTTGTCAATGCTACTTCCTACAAAGAGGCTTGTTACAGTCATACAGGTTAA
- the pxylp1 gene encoding 2-phosphoxylose phosphatase 1 isoform X3 has product MATVTAPAILNKPGKVMIRHGDRYPLYSIPKTKRPAINCTLSVSRNPSHPLLRSFISHMGKGSVGRWESPLASVPRLPNHNNCEMGELTQTGVVQHLRNGKLLRQAYHPHSLLPSDWSPQQVWVETTGKSRTLQSALAFLYGFLPEFNWKTLTVRHQGSTLFCSSACDCPARNRYLEEEQKRQYRLRVADTELERTYADMARTLSIPTRNLRAANPIDSLLCHLCHGLSFPCVSKTDGSKGECLTMAQFAVIRRQQLDDEMDRRRAGLYRKYAILAMYPYLNRTAAKMERVAKAAAGNRPPRAGGEEVFTLSSAHDVTVAPLLSALGLEEARFPPFAARLVFELWKSPSEIRGPPKQKAGKDERPKARDGGCFIRVLYNGEDVTYHTTFCSSFGRRSSHPLCPLKKFLSFVRRDMFNLVNATSYKEACYSHTG; this is encoded by the exons ATGGCTACTGTAACAGCCCCAGCCATACTGAACAAGCCTGGGAAG GTGATGATTCGCCATGGGGACCGTTACCCCCTCTACTCCATACCCAAGACCAAACGGCCAGCTATCAACTGCACCTTGTCCGTTAGCAG GAATCCCTCACACCCTCTGCTGAGATCCTTCATAAGTCACATGGGCAAGGGAAGCGTCGGGCGCTGGGAGTCCCCTTTGGCATCCGTCCCTCGACTACCCAACCACAATAATTGTGAGATGGGAGAGCTCACGCAAACTG GTGTGGTGCAGCACCTCCGTAACGGGAAACTCCTCCGCCAAGCCTACCACCCTCACAGTCTGCTCCCTTCCGACTGGTCGCCTCAACAGGTGTGGGTGGAGACGACCGGGAAAAGCCGCACACTTCAGAGTGCACTGGCTTTTCTCTATGGCTTCCTCCCAGAATTCAACTGGAAGACGCTGACTGTCCGTCACCAGGGGAGCACGTTGTTCTGCAGCTCTGCCTGCGATTGCCCTGCCAGGAACCGCTACCTAGAGGAGGAGCAGAAGAGACAATACCGCCTGCGAGTGGCCGACACGGAATTGGAAAGAACTTACGCCGACATGGCGCGCACGTTAAGCATTCCAACACGCAACCTCCGGGCCGCAAACCCAATCGACTCGCTGCTGTGCCACTTGTGCCACGGCCTTTCTTTCCCATGCGTTTCCAAGACAGACGGGAGCAAAGGCGAGTGTCTAACAATGGCGCAGTTTGCTGTGATTCGTCGACAACAGCTAGACGATGAAATGGATCGGAGAAGAGCGGGGCTGTATCGTAAATACGCAATCCTGGCAATGTACCCCTACCTCAACCGTACGGCCGCCAAAATGGAACGGGTAGCCAAGGCCGCCGCAGGTAATCGGCCGCCAAGAGCGGGAGGCGAGGAGGTGTTCACCCTCTCTTCAGCTCACGATGTAACCGTGGCGCCTTTGCTGAGCGCCCTGGGACTGGAGGAGGCCAGGTTCCCACCGTTTGCAGCTAGATTGGTCTTTGAATTGTGGAAAAGCCCCTCAGAGATTCGGGGACCGCCGAAGCAGAAGGCCGGCAAAGATGAGAGGCCAAAAGCAAGAGATGGAGGATGTTTTATCAGGGTATTGTACAATGGAGAGGATGTCACGTATCACACCACATTCTGTAGCTCCTTTGGCCGCCGCTCCAGTCACCCTCTTTGCCCTCTGAAGAAGTTCCTTTCTTTTGTCAGGAGAGACATGTTCAATCTTGTCAATGCTACTTCCTACAAAGAGGCTTGTTACAGTCATACAGGTTAA
- the pxylp1 gene encoding 2-phosphoxylose phosphatase 1 isoform X4 produces MGTVTPSTPYPRPNGQLSTAPCPLADYKQKCICFAWEQCCMNPSHPLLRSFISHMGKGSVGRWESPLASVPRLPNHNNCEMGELTQTGVVQHLRNGKLLRQAYHPHSLLPSDWSPQQVWVETTGKSRTLQSALAFLYGFLPEFNWKTLTVRHQGSTLFCSSACDCPARNRYLEEEQKRQYRLRVADTELERTYADMARTLSIPTRNLRAANPIDSLLCHLCHGLSFPCVSKTDGSKGECLTMAQFAVIRRQQLDDEMDRRRAGLYRKYAILAMYPYLNRTAAKMERVAKAAAGNRPPRAGGEEVFTLSSAHDVTVAPLLSALGLEEARFPPFAARLVFELWKSPSEIRGPPKQKAGKDERPKARDGGCFIRVLYNGEDVTYHTTFCSSFGRRSSHPLCPLKKFLSFVRRDMFNLVNATSYKEACYSHTG; encoded by the exons ATGGGGACCGTTACCCCCTCTACTCCATACCCAAGACCAAACGGCCAGCTATCAACTGCACCTTGTCCGTTAGCAG attacaaacaaaaatgcatcTGTTTTGCCTGGGAGCAGTGCTGCAT GAATCCCTCACACCCTCTGCTGAGATCCTTCATAAGTCACATGGGCAAGGGAAGCGTCGGGCGCTGGGAGTCCCCTTTGGCATCCGTCCCTCGACTACCCAACCACAATAATTGTGAGATGGGAGAGCTCACGCAAACTG GTGTGGTGCAGCACCTCCGTAACGGGAAACTCCTCCGCCAAGCCTACCACCCTCACAGTCTGCTCCCTTCCGACTGGTCGCCTCAACAGGTGTGGGTGGAGACGACCGGGAAAAGCCGCACACTTCAGAGTGCACTGGCTTTTCTCTATGGCTTCCTCCCAGAATTCAACTGGAAGACGCTGACTGTCCGTCACCAGGGGAGCACGTTGTTCTGCAGCTCTGCCTGCGATTGCCCTGCCAGGAACCGCTACCTAGAGGAGGAGCAGAAGAGACAATACCGCCTGCGAGTGGCCGACACGGAATTGGAAAGAACTTACGCCGACATGGCGCGCACGTTAAGCATTCCAACACGCAACCTCCGGGCCGCAAACCCAATCGACTCGCTGCTGTGCCACTTGTGCCACGGCCTTTCTTTCCCATGCGTTTCCAAGACAGACGGGAGCAAAGGCGAGTGTCTAACAATGGCGCAGTTTGCTGTGATTCGTCGACAACAGCTAGACGATGAAATGGATCGGAGAAGAGCGGGGCTGTATCGTAAATACGCAATCCTGGCAATGTACCCCTACCTCAACCGTACGGCCGCCAAAATGGAACGGGTAGCCAAGGCCGCCGCAGGTAATCGGCCGCCAAGAGCGGGAGGCGAGGAGGTGTTCACCCTCTCTTCAGCTCACGATGTAACCGTGGCGCCTTTGCTGAGCGCCCTGGGACTGGAGGAGGCCAGGTTCCCACCGTTTGCAGCTAGATTGGTCTTTGAATTGTGGAAAAGCCCCTCAGAGATTCGGGGACCGCCGAAGCAGAAGGCCGGCAAAGATGAGAGGCCAAAAGCAAGAGATGGAGGATGTTTTATCAGGGTATTGTACAATGGAGAGGATGTCACGTATCACACCACATTCTGTAGCTCCTTTGGCCGCCGCTCCAGTCACCCTCTTTGCCCTCTGAAGAAGTTCCTTTCTTTTGTCAGGAGAGACATGTTCAATCTTGTCAATGCTACTTCCTACAAAGAGGCTTGTTACAGTCATACAGGTTAA